A single Brevundimonas sp. SL130 DNA region contains:
- the adhP gene encoding alcohol dehydrogenase AdhP translates to MPRTMKAAVVREFGKALTIEEVALPEPGPGQIQVKIEASGVCHTDLHAAEGDWPVKPNPPFIPGHEGVGYVSAVGAGVTLVKEGDRVGVPWLYSACGHCKHCLGGWETLCHDQQNTGYSVNGGFAEYALADPNYVGHLPDNVSFTDIAPILCAGVTVYKGLKMTDTKPGDWVVISGIGGLGHVAVQYAKAMGLNVAAVDVDDAKLDLARRLGATVTVNAKTSNDPAADIKAQTDGGAQGVLVTAVSPKAFEQAVNMTSRGATVALNGLPPGDFPLSIFDMVLNGTTVRGSIVGTRLDLQEALQFAADEKVKATVSVEPLENINSIFQRMRDGQIEGRIVMTI, encoded by the coding sequence ATGCCCAGAACCATGAAGGCCGCCGTCGTGCGCGAATTCGGCAAGGCCCTGACCATCGAAGAGGTCGCGCTTCCCGAGCCGGGCCCGGGCCAGATCCAGGTCAAGATCGAGGCGTCCGGCGTCTGTCACACCGATCTGCACGCGGCCGAGGGCGACTGGCCGGTCAAGCCGAACCCGCCCTTCATCCCGGGCCACGAGGGCGTCGGCTATGTCTCGGCGGTGGGGGCGGGGGTCACCCTGGTCAAGGAGGGCGACCGGGTCGGGGTGCCCTGGCTGTATTCGGCCTGCGGCCACTGCAAACACTGTCTGGGCGGCTGGGAGACCCTGTGTCACGACCAGCAGAACACCGGCTATTCGGTCAATGGCGGGTTTGCGGAATACGCCCTGGCCGATCCGAACTATGTCGGCCACCTGCCGGACAATGTCAGCTTCACCGACATCGCCCCGATCCTGTGCGCCGGGGTGACGGTCTATAAGGGGCTGAAGATGACCGACACCAAGCCGGGCGACTGGGTGGTGATCTCCGGCATCGGCGGCCTGGGCCATGTGGCGGTCCAGTACGCCAAGGCCATGGGTCTGAACGTCGCCGCCGTGGACGTGGACGACGCCAAGCTGGATCTGGCGCGACGGCTGGGCGCGACCGTGACGGTCAACGCCAAGACCTCGAACGATCCCGCCGCCGACATCAAGGCCCAGACCGACGGCGGCGCCCAGGGCGTGCTGGTCACGGCCGTCTCGCCCAAGGCCTTCGAACAGGCGGTCAATATGACGTCGAGGGGCGCGACCGTGGCCCTGAACGGCCTGCCGCCCGGCGACTTCCCCCTGTCGATCTTCGACATGGTGTTGAACGGCACCACGGTTCGCGGCTCCATCGTCGGAACCCGTCTGGACCTTCAGGAGGCGCTTCAGTTCGCCGCCGACGAAAAGGTCAAGGCCACGGTCTCGGTCGAGCCGCTGGAGAACATCAACAGCATCTTCCAGCGGATGCGCGACGGCCAGATCGAGGGGCGGATCGTCATGACGATCTGA
- a CDS encoding aldo/keto reductase: MKTRKLGPNGPEVSAIGLGCMGMSAFYGAADEAQSISVIHRALDLGITLFDTAEMYGPHTNELLVGQALKDRRDQAFIATKFGINYNADRSKLLVDGSPANVRRAVEGSLQRLGVDHIDLYYLHRVDPDTPIEETVGAMAELVQEGKVRFLGLSEAAPDTLRKAHATHPITALQTEYSLWTRDPEDELFAVTRELGIGFVPYSPLGRGFLSGEIKSLDDLAPDDFRRTNPRFMGENFQKNLDLVEAVTAIAADKGVTAAQLALAWVLAQGEDLVPIPGTRRVATLEQNAAAADIILTVEDLVRIDAVFPKGAAVGHRYAEAARVALNR; encoded by the coding sequence ATGAAGACGCGCAAGTTGGGTCCGAACGGGCCCGAGGTTTCGGCCATCGGCCTGGGCTGTATGGGTATGAGCGCCTTCTACGGCGCTGCGGACGAAGCCCAGTCCATTTCCGTCATCCACCGCGCCCTCGACCTGGGGATCACCCTGTTCGACACGGCGGAGATGTACGGCCCGCATACCAATGAGCTTCTGGTCGGCCAGGCCCTGAAGGACCGACGAGACCAGGCCTTCATCGCCACCAAGTTCGGCATCAACTACAACGCCGACCGCTCCAAGCTGCTGGTCGACGGCAGCCCCGCCAATGTGCGCCGCGCCGTCGAGGGCAGCCTCCAGCGGCTCGGCGTCGATCACATCGACCTCTACTACCTGCACCGCGTCGATCCCGACACGCCGATCGAAGAGACGGTCGGGGCGATGGCCGAGTTAGTCCAGGAGGGCAAGGTGCGGTTCCTGGGCCTGTCCGAGGCCGCGCCGGACACCCTGCGCAAGGCCCATGCGACCCACCCGATCACGGCGCTTCAGACCGAATACTCGCTGTGGACGCGCGATCCCGAGGATGAGTTGTTCGCGGTCACGCGGGAGCTGGGCATCGGCTTCGTGCCCTACAGCCCCCTGGGGCGGGGCTTCCTGTCGGGCGAGATCAAGTCGCTCGACGATCTGGCGCCGGACGACTTCCGCCGCACCAACCCGCGCTTCATGGGCGAGAACTTCCAGAAGAACCTGGATCTGGTCGAGGCGGTGACGGCCATCGCCGCCGACAAGGGCGTGACGGCCGCCCAACTGGCCCTGGCCTGGGTCCTGGCCCAGGGCGAGGATCTGGTTCCGATCCCAGGCACCCGCCGCGTCGCCACGCTGGAACAGAACGCCGCCGCAGCGGACATCATCCTGACGGTGGAGGATCTGGTTCGGATCGACGCCGTCTTCCCCAAGGGGGCGGCCGTGGGGCACCGGTACGCCGAGGCGGCGCGTGTGGCGCTGAACCGCTGA
- a CDS encoding GAF domain-containing protein → MGARSGNDHLSLIKATLDGGAAAARSALAASWRRSMSLYGLDPEDSGRPHTLTDAQLREARQAMEPITRAAAAVLDRLFLAVGDTGCCVLLTNAEGVPLERRGAAADDEVFRRWGLWPGAVWSEAVEGTNGIGTALVEHRPLTIHRDQHFHTRNTALSCTSHPIHDHRGRLAGLLDVSSCRADATEGMLGLIAAAVADAARAIEAQTFRQAFAEARIVLAGDPGERNAAALLAVDKDDLVIGATRAARLALSITDERIAAQLAASEVLGAGCVETDLLEAERGAVRRALALNGGNVSAAARALGLSRATLHRKLHRLGLAGEPH, encoded by the coding sequence ATGGGCGCGCGATCAGGAAACGACCACCTCAGCCTCATCAAGGCGACGCTAGACGGCGGCGCCGCAGCCGCCCGCTCGGCTCTGGCGGCCTCCTGGCGACGGTCGATGTCTCTGTACGGCCTGGACCCTGAGGACAGCGGTCGCCCCCACACCCTGACGGACGCCCAACTGCGTGAAGCGCGACAGGCCATGGAGCCGATAACGCGCGCGGCGGCTGCGGTGCTGGATCGGCTGTTCCTCGCCGTCGGAGACACAGGGTGCTGCGTCCTGCTGACCAATGCGGAGGGCGTGCCGCTTGAGCGCCGGGGAGCGGCTGCGGACGACGAGGTCTTTCGCCGCTGGGGCTTGTGGCCGGGCGCCGTCTGGTCCGAGGCGGTCGAGGGCACCAACGGGATAGGCACAGCCCTGGTCGAGCATCGCCCGCTGACCATCCACCGGGACCAGCATTTCCATACGCGCAACACCGCCCTCAGCTGCACCAGCCATCCGATCCATGACCATCGGGGACGGCTGGCCGGCCTGTTGGACGTCTCGTCCTGCCGCGCTGACGCGACGGAGGGCATGCTGGGGCTGATCGCCGCTGCGGTGGCCGACGCGGCGCGGGCGATCGAAGCTCAGACCTTTCGCCAGGCCTTCGCCGAGGCGCGGATCGTGCTGGCCGGAGATCCCGGTGAAAGAAACGCCGCGGCCCTTCTGGCGGTGGACAAGGACGATCTGGTGATCGGCGCCACCCGCGCGGCGCGGCTGGCCCTGTCCATCACGGACGAGCGGATCGCGGCGCAGCTGGCGGCGTCGGAGGTTCTGGGTGCGGGCTGCGTCGAGACAGACCTGTTGGAAGCCGAGCGGGGCGCCGTGCGTCGCGCCCTGGCGCTGAACGGGGGCAATGTCTCCGCAGCGGCGCGCGCGCTGGGCCTCAGTCGCGCGACCCTGCACCGCAAGCTGCACCGGCTGGGTCTGGCCGGCGAACCGCACTGA
- a CDS encoding sugar transferase, whose protein sequence is MTTVEAALRNMEADGPVSDHGSRALIRLMDVLAALAALLFFLPTLLLIAAAVRAQDGGPALFRQQRIGRDGRPFACLKFRSMTPDAEARLPQLVDGEWAERRKLRRDPRVTPLGRFLRLSSLDELPQLINVLVGDMSLVGPRPIVADEAPLYGRRFAAYCTVRPGLTGLWQVSGRNHVSYPRRVAMDMWLVRNLTIRTYLALILRTVPAVLGREGVY, encoded by the coding sequence ATGACGACCGTTGAAGCCGCGCTGCGAAACATGGAGGCGGACGGCCCGGTTTCCGATCACGGGAGCCGGGCCCTTATCCGCCTTATGGATGTGCTGGCGGCCCTGGCGGCTCTGCTGTTCTTTCTGCCGACCCTGCTGCTGATCGCCGCCGCGGTACGGGCGCAGGACGGCGGGCCGGCCCTGTTCCGCCAGCAGAGGATCGGCCGCGACGGTCGGCCGTTCGCCTGTCTGAAATTCCGTTCCATGACTCCGGACGCCGAGGCGCGCCTGCCCCAACTGGTGGATGGGGAGTGGGCGGAGCGCCGGAAACTGAGACGCGACCCCCGCGTGACGCCGTTGGGGCGGTTCCTGCGTCTGTCCAGCCTGGATGAACTGCCGCAGCTGATCAATGTGTTGGTCGGCGACATGTCCCTGGTCGGGCCGAGGCCCATCGTTGCAGATGAGGCGCCGCTCTATGGACGCCGCTTCGCCGCCTATTGCACGGTGCGGCCCGGACTGACGGGGCTGTGGCAGGTGTCAGGACGCAACCATGTGTCTTATCCGCGTCGCGTGGCCATGGACATGTGGCTGGTCCGCAACCTGACGATACGGACCTACCTGGCGCTGATCCTGCGCACGGTGCCGGCCGTGCTGGGGCGAGAAGGCGTCTACTGA
- a CDS encoding DUF2147 domain-containing protein has product MKTKMMLAAAALAAALASPALAGDPTGLWQTPTNGGQVRIARCGQALCGTLVTSNTIRADANARDTENRDAAQRSRPLRNLPMLTGFTGGPTEWRNGSVYNPADGRTYRGTITLTGDNSLNLRGCVVAPLCKTQTWTRVQ; this is encoded by the coding sequence ATGAAGACCAAGATGATGCTGGCCGCCGCCGCCCTGGCGGCTGCGCTCGCCTCCCCCGCCCTCGCCGGCGACCCGACCGGCCTGTGGCAGACGCCGACGAACGGCGGCCAGGTGCGGATCGCGCGCTGCGGCCAGGCCCTGTGCGGGACCCTGGTGACGTCGAACACCATCCGGGCCGACGCCAATGCCCGCGACACGGAGAACCGTGACGCCGCCCAGCGTAGCCGCCCCCTGCGCAACCTGCCCATGCTGACCGGCTTTACCGGCGGCCCGACCGAATGGCGCAACGGCTCAGTCTATAATCCGGCCGACGGCCGCACCTATCGCGGGACCATCACCCTGACCGGGGACAACAGCCTGAACCTGCGCGGCTGCGTCGTCGCCCCCCTTTGTAAAACTCAGACCTGGACCCGCGTCCAGTAG
- a CDS encoding M28 family peptidase — protein MSPAAVRSFLLGGCAALALSGCVEPISPPPPAPVISAEYGQLLDDVRILSADDMEGRGTGTPGGERARAYVVSRLEALGVAPAGFGRLQRFEGMGPSPEGRVLYQGFNVLGMIPGTRVGDRYIVVSAHYDHVGTYGGQIYNGADDNASGVATLLELARRLKARPPEHSVILAAFDGEERGLLGAREFVKAPPVPLSSIALNLNFDMTARAETDGHLWVTGTYQHPNLRPILEPVPAVGPVSFAFGKDTPQDVGENNWVSASDHGAFFEKGVPFLYMGVDYHPDYHRPTDDFERIKPEVFTSATELAIAGFLALDRSLDR, from the coding sequence ATGTCGCCTGCCGCCGTCCGATCCTTTCTGCTCGGCGGATGCGCCGCCCTGGCGCTGAGCGGCTGTGTCGAGCCGATCAGTCCGCCGCCGCCCGCGCCCGTCATCTCCGCCGAATACGGCCAGTTGCTGGACGATGTGCGGATCCTGTCGGCGGACGACATGGAGGGGCGGGGAACCGGCACGCCGGGCGGGGAGCGGGCGCGGGCCTATGTCGTGTCGCGGCTGGAGGCCCTGGGCGTCGCGCCGGCCGGGTTCGGACGGCTGCAGCGGTTCGAGGGCATGGGACCGTCGCCCGAGGGGCGGGTGCTCTATCAGGGCTTCAACGTTCTGGGCATGATCCCCGGAACCCGCGTGGGGGATCGCTACATCGTGGTCAGCGCCCATTATGACCATGTCGGGACCTACGGCGGCCAGATCTACAACGGCGCCGACGACAATGCTTCAGGCGTGGCCACCCTGCTGGAGCTGGCCCGCCGGCTGAAGGCCCGTCCGCCCGAGCACAGCGTCATCCTGGCCGCCTTCGACGGCGAGGAGCGGGGGCTGCTGGGCGCGCGCGAGTTCGTCAAGGCGCCGCCCGTGCCCCTGTCGTCCATCGCCCTGAACCTGAATTTCGACATGACGGCGCGGGCCGAGACCGACGGCCATCTGTGGGTCACGGGAACCTATCAGCACCCGAACCTGCGCCCGATCCTGGAGCCCGTACCGGCCGTCGGCCCGGTCAGTTTCGCCTTCGGCAAGGATACGCCGCAGGACGTGGGCGAGAACAACTGGGTCTCGGCGTCGGACCACGGCGCCTTCTTCGAGAAGGGGGTGCCCTTCCTCTATATGGGCGTCGACTATCACCCCGACTATCACCGCCCGACTGACGATTTCGAGCGGATCAAACCCGAGGTCTTCACCTCGGCGACGGAGCTGGCCATCGCCGGATTCCTGGCTCTGGATCGGTCGCTGGATCGATGA
- the ligA gene encoding NAD-dependent DNA ligase LigA codes for MSSAILPFPPVEDLTAETAADALAWLAAEMARHDALYNEAAPEISDADYDALRARNLEIEAAFPDLVRPDSPSNKVGAVASSQFAEVRHGVPMLSLDNAFDEGEVRDFVARIARFLKLPADEPIAFVAEPKIDGLSANLLYVDGRLTLGATRGDGRTGEDVTANLNTIADVKQTLAGDDWPDRIEIRGEVYAPNDAFAAFNAAAEAEGRRTYANPRNFAAGSLRQKDARITGKRPLNFFAYAWGEHSSDFAETQWQALQKLKAWGFPVNARSRRVEGAEGLIEVYRELERDRATLGYDIDGVVYKVDRLDWQRRLGFVARSPRWAIAHKFPAQQATTVLEGIDIQVGRTGALTPVARLHPVTVGGVVVRNATLHNEDEIERLDVRIGDTVTLQRAGDVIPQILGVVPDLRPADAVPYLFPDKCPVCGSEAVREGDEVKRRCTGGLICDAQIVERLKHFVGRRAFDIEGLGEKQLVAFNARGWIKEPADIFRLARDAARLKELERDDGYGETSIRNLIAGIDARRVISLDRFLFGLGIRDIGEQTSIVLARAFETWPALKTACLQAASGVSSDAWTALASAHAVSPRVLTLMAEATPPAADPWPEATMDMKISQAFPGMAAPARRSLATMVQDWSGLVELARVAREEGPSEILNQIAGVTGVGPVAALALAHFFHEPHNLQVVAALEAELTQILDAERPKSDTPVAGKTVVFTGALERFTRDEAKARAESLGAKVSGSVSKKTDYLVAGPGAGSKLKDAEKHGVQVLTEDEWLALIGG; via the coding sequence ATGTCCAGCGCGATTCTCCCCTTCCCGCCCGTCGAAGACCTGACCGCCGAAACCGCGGCCGACGCCCTGGCCTGGCTGGCCGCCGAAATGGCCCGCCACGACGCCCTCTACAATGAGGCGGCGCCCGAGATTTCCGACGCCGACTACGACGCCCTGCGCGCGCGGAACCTGGAGATCGAGGCCGCCTTCCCCGACCTGGTCCGCCCCGACTCCCCATCGAACAAGGTCGGCGCGGTCGCCTCCAGCCAGTTCGCCGAGGTGCGCCACGGCGTGCCCATGCTGTCGCTGGACAACGCCTTCGACGAGGGCGAGGTGCGCGACTTCGTCGCCCGGATCGCCCGTTTCCTGAAACTGCCGGCCGACGAGCCCATCGCCTTTGTCGCCGAGCCCAAGATCGACGGCCTGTCCGCCAACCTCCTCTATGTGGACGGCCGGCTAACCCTCGGCGCCACGCGCGGCGACGGGCGCACGGGCGAGGACGTCACCGCCAATCTGAACACCATCGCCGATGTGAAGCAGACCCTGGCCGGCGACGACTGGCCCGACCGGATCGAGATCCGGGGCGAGGTCTACGCCCCCAACGACGCCTTCGCCGCCTTCAACGCCGCGGCCGAGGCCGAGGGCCGCCGAACCTACGCCAATCCTCGCAACTTCGCCGCCGGCTCCCTGCGCCAGAAGGACGCCCGGATCACGGGCAAACGCCCGCTGAACTTCTTCGCCTACGCCTGGGGCGAACACTCCAGCGACTTCGCCGAGACCCAGTGGCAGGCCCTGCAAAAGCTCAAGGCCTGGGGCTTCCCCGTCAACGCCCGCTCGCGCCGGGTCGAGGGCGCCGAAGGCCTGATCGAGGTCTATCGCGAGCTGGAACGCGACCGCGCCACCCTGGGCTATGACATCGACGGCGTGGTCTACAAGGTCGACCGCCTCGACTGGCAACGCCGCCTGGGCTTCGTCGCGCGCAGCCCCCGCTGGGCCATCGCCCACAAATTCCCGGCGCAACAGGCCACCACTGTGCTGGAGGGGATCGACATCCAGGTCGGCCGCACCGGCGCCCTGACCCCCGTCGCCCGTCTGCATCCGGTCACGGTCGGCGGCGTCGTCGTCCGCAACGCCACCCTGCATAATGAAGACGAGATCGAACGTCTGGACGTCCGCATCGGCGACACGGTCACCCTGCAACGCGCCGGCGACGTCATCCCCCAGATCCTGGGCGTCGTCCCGGACCTGCGCCCCGCCGACGCCGTCCCCTATCTCTTCCCCGACAAATGCCCGGTCTGCGGCTCAGAAGCCGTGCGCGAGGGCGACGAGGTCAAGCGTCGCTGCACCGGCGGCCTGATCTGCGACGCCCAGATCGTCGAACGGCTGAAGCATTTCGTCGGCCGCCGCGCCTTCGACATCGAAGGCCTGGGCGAGAAACAGCTGGTCGCCTTCAATGCGCGCGGCTGGATCAAGGAACCCGCCGACATCTTCCGCCTGGCGCGCGACGCGGCGCGGCTGAAGGAACTGGAACGCGACGACGGCTATGGCGAGACCAGTATCCGCAACCTGATCGCCGGCATCGACGCGCGTCGCGTCATCTCGCTGGACCGCTTCCTGTTCGGCCTGGGCATACGCGACATCGGCGAACAGACCTCCATCGTCCTGGCCCGCGCCTTCGAAACCTGGCCCGCGCTGAAGACCGCCTGCCTCCAGGCCGCCTCGGGCGTCTCGTCGGACGCCTGGACCGCTCTCGCCTCCGCCCACGCCGTATCGCCCCGCGTCCTGACCCTGATGGCCGAGGCGACGCCTCCCGCCGCCGATCCCTGGCCCGAGGCCACGATGGACATGAAGATCAGCCAGGCCTTCCCCGGCATGGCCGCCCCGGCCCGCCGCTCGCTGGCGACGATGGTTCAGGACTGGTCCGGCCTGGTCGAACTGGCCCGCGTGGCGCGTGAAGAAGGCCCGTCCGAAATCCTGAACCAGATCGCCGGCGTCACCGGCGTCGGCCCCGTCGCCGCCCTGGCCCTGGCCCACTTCTTCCACGAGCCGCACAATCTCCAGGTCGTCGCCGCGCTCGAGGCCGAACTGACCCAGATCCTCGACGCCGAACGGCCCAAGTCCGACACCCCGGTCGCAGGCAAGACCGTCGTCTTCACCGGCGCCCTGGAACGCTTCACCCGCGACGAAGCCAAGGCCCGCGCCGAAAGCCTGGGCGCCAAGGTCTCGGGCTCCGTCTCCAAAAAGACCGACTACCTCGTCGCCGGCCCCGGCGCCGGCTCCAAGCTGAAGGACGCCGAGAAACACGGCGTCCAGGTGCTGACCGAGGACGAATGGCTGGCCTTGATCGGGGGGTAG
- a CDS encoding aldehyde dehydrogenase family protein translates to MTKPEFVRATTPKFKARYDNFIGGQWVPPVNGRYFENTSPVNGRVLCEVAHSDAADVELALDAAHAAKDAWGKTSVAQRAVILNKIADRIEANLQAVAEAETWDNGKPVRETLAADIPLAIDHFRYFAGCIRAQEGGISELDHDTVAYHFHEPLGVVGQIIPWNFPILMAAWKIAPALAAGNCIVMKPAEQTPASILVVIELIQDLLPAGVLNIVSGTGAEVGEPLATNPRIAKIAFTGSTAVGQKIMEYATKNIIPVTLELGGKSPNIFFKDVMDADDAFLDKALEGFAMFALNQGEVCTCPSRALIHEDIYEAFIAKAIARVEAIVQGDPLDPATMIGAQASAQQLKKILSYLQIGKDEGAQLLTGGDQAELKDDLAGGYYVKPTVFKGTNDMRIFQEEIFGPVLAVTTFKTFEEAMEIANDTEYGLGAGVWSRDMNTAYRAGRTIQAGRVWTNCYHQYPAHAAFGGYKKSGIGRENHRMMLDHYQQTKNLLVSYSPDKLGFF, encoded by the coding sequence ATGACCAAGCCAGAATTCGTTCGCGCCACCACCCCCAAGTTCAAGGCGCGCTATGACAACTTCATCGGCGGACAGTGGGTTCCGCCCGTCAACGGCCGCTATTTCGAGAACACCTCGCCGGTGAACGGTCGGGTATTGTGCGAGGTGGCCCATTCCGACGCGGCCGACGTCGAACTGGCGCTGGACGCCGCCCACGCCGCCAAGGACGCCTGGGGCAAGACCAGCGTCGCCCAGCGTGCCGTCATCCTGAACAAGATCGCCGACCGGATTGAGGCCAACCTCCAGGCCGTCGCCGAGGCCGAGACCTGGGACAACGGCAAGCCGGTGCGCGAGACCCTGGCCGCCGACATCCCCCTGGCCATCGACCATTTCCGCTACTTCGCCGGCTGTATCCGGGCCCAGGAAGGCGGGATTTCGGAGCTGGACCACGACACGGTGGCCTATCATTTCCATGAACCGCTGGGCGTGGTCGGTCAGATCATCCCGTGGAACTTCCCGATCCTGATGGCCGCCTGGAAGATCGCGCCGGCGCTGGCGGCGGGCAACTGTATCGTCATGAAGCCGGCGGAACAGACCCCGGCCTCGATCCTGGTCGTCATCGAACTGATCCAGGACCTGCTGCCTGCCGGCGTGCTGAACATCGTGTCGGGCACGGGCGCCGAGGTGGGCGAGCCGCTGGCCACCAATCCGCGGATCGCCAAGATCGCCTTCACCGGTTCCACCGCCGTGGGTCAGAAGATCATGGAGTATGCGACCAAGAACATCATTCCTGTGACGCTGGAGCTGGGCGGCAAGTCGCCGAACATCTTCTTCAAGGACGTGATGGACGCCGACGACGCCTTCCTGGACAAGGCGCTGGAGGGCTTCGCCATGTTCGCCCTGAACCAGGGCGAGGTCTGCACCTGCCCCAGCCGGGCCCTGATCCACGAGGACATCTATGAGGCCTTCATCGCCAAGGCCATCGCCCGGGTCGAGGCCATCGTCCAGGGCGACCCGCTTGACCCCGCGACCATGATCGGCGCCCAGGCCTCGGCGCAGCAGTTGAAGAAGATCCTGAGCTATCTGCAGATCGGCAAGGACGAAGGCGCCCAGTTGCTGACCGGCGGCGATCAGGCGGAGCTGAAGGACGATCTGGCCGGCGGCTATTACGTCAAGCCGACGGTGTTCAAGGGCACGAACGACATGCGGATCTTCCAGGAGGAGATCTTCGGTCCGGTCCTGGCCGTGACCACCTTCAAGACCTTTGAAGAGGCGATGGAGATCGCCAACGACACCGAATACGGCCTGGGCGCCGGGGTGTGGTCGCGCGACATGAACACCGCCTATCGCGCCGGGCGGACCATCCAGGCCGGGCGGGTCTGGACCAACTGCTATCATCAGTACCCGGCGCATGCGGCCTTCGGGGGGTACAAGAAGTCGGGCATCGGGCGGGAGAACCACCGGATGATGCTGGACCATTATCAGCAGACCAAGAACCTGCTGGTCAGCTACAGCCCCGACAAGCTGGGCTTCTTCTGA